A window from Fusarium oxysporum f. sp. lycopersici 4287 supercont2.48 genomic scaffold, whole genome shotgun sequence encodes these proteins:
- a CDS encoding uncharacterized protein (At least one base has a quality score < 10) has translation MPLATLTIIRPARDSISNASGVHKLLEKVHRHAFDALRWARFAPQRLFFVSSTQLRMPAPWLLGIIAMIRRLRSTAGRPQIKFGSLVQEDVSDPYPRRLQLTSFQVQFVDETPDVEGYYLSDSESLSQWQHTHGNTLHSHNDQLTNFGSVASPTPHTPAVAMCGGDGAIAVSKDGSRNYGPIPRSSTLGLANVESVPYPLTENHEVRLMQYYLTYMCTWFDLCDSSRHFANIVPPRAASCPTLLNAIFALSSRHLSLNAQYDPYASDRYHQACLKHLTTISNDSSALNDDNLLAATILLRTLEELDVPLIGTDHEGHLLGIQLFMNTCDSTTTPSSLRLASFWIGMRQEVTMSFASQRPVKIRLDHGFMDRSLSEADDDTWANRIIVHSADVINYCFGNNGPNRHHYQELVDYDQAWLRARPVSWLPIAYSASDESLGEAFPHIIYLNHAVVIGQVHSIFARILLMCHDDRVPRIGPAAQLARKQIDDDIRTQVRELCGIALSNPSTRPATFTACMGVTACGDRFTERRDQEALLDVLMLTQNTHSWPTASAQDHLKKAWGWVDL, from the exons ATGCCACTTGCCACTCTGACGATCATTAGGCCTGCAAGAGACAGCATCTCAAATGCGTCTGGGGTCCACAAATTGCTGGAGAAAGTACACAGACATGCCTTCGATGCGCTTCGATGGGCAAGGTTTGCGCCACAGCGCCTGTTTTTCGTTTCAAGCACTCAACTACGTATGCCCGCTCCCTGGCTGTTAGGTATCATTGCGATGATTAGAAGGCTGAGATCCACCGCAGGTCGTCCCCAAATCAAGTTTGGGTCccttgttcaagaagatGTAAGTGATCCCTATCCACGCAGGCTTCAACTTACGAGCTTCCAAGTGCAATTCGTGGATGAGACGCCTGATGTTGAAGGTTATTATCTATCGGACTCGGAAAGCCTAAGCCAATGGCAGCATACCCATGGTAACACGCTTCATTCTCATAATGACCAACTTACGAATTTTGGGTCTGTTGCCTCTCCAACGCCTCACACGCCAGCAGTTGCGATGTGTGGAGGGGATGGAGCCATTGCAGTAAGCAAAGACGGTTCTCGCAATTATGGGCCAATTCCACGCAGTTCGACATTGGGACTGGCCAACGTAGAATCGGTACCCTACCCCTTGACGGAGAACCATGAAGTAAGATTGATGCAATATTATTTGACCTACATGTGCACATGG TTCGATCTCTGCGATTCCAGCCGCCACTTTGCCAACATTGTCCCCCCTCGAGCAGCATCTTGCCCGACTCTCCTGAATGCTATCTTTGCCCTGTCCTCCAGACATCTCAGCCTAAACGCGCAATATGACCCCTACGCCTCTGATCGGTACCATCAAGCATGTCTCAAGCACTTGACAACAATCTCAAACGACTCCTCTGCTCTCAACGATGACAATCTGCTAGCAGCGACTATCCTTCTTCGAACTCTCGAAGAACTCGACGTTCCCCTTATCGGCACCGATCACGAAGGTCACCTGTTAGGAATACAGCTATTCATGAACACTTGTGACTCTACAACAACGCCTAGTAGCCTCCGCTTAGCCTCCTTCTGGATTGGCATGAGACAAGAGGTAACGATGAGCTTCGCGAGCCAAAGGCCTGTCAAGATCAGGCTCGACCATGGATTCATGGATCGGTCTCTCTCTGAAGCCGACGATGATACATGGGCAAATCGCATCATTGTCCATAGTGCAGATGTTATAAACTACTGTTTTGGAAATAACGGTCCAAACAGACACCACTACCAAGAACTAGTTGACTATGATCAAGCTTGGCTACGAGCTCGGCCAGTGTCATGGCTGCCTATTGCCTATAGTGCTTCGGACGAGAGCTTGGGCGAAGCCTTTCCACATATCATTTATTTAAACCACGCTGTTG TCATCGGCCAAGTGCATAGCATATTTGCTCGTATTCTCCTCATGTGCCATGATGATCGGGTACCACGAATTGGACCAGCTGCTCAGCTAGCTCGGAAGCAGATTGAC GACGATATCCGAACCCAAGTCCGAGAGCTTTGCGGAATAGCTCTCTCGAACCCCTCCACAAGACCCGCCACGTTTACGGCCTGCATGGGGGTGACGGCATGTGGAGATCGATTTACCGAGAGACGGGACCAGGAAGCGTTATTGGAtgtgttgatgttgacccAGAATACCCATTCCTGGCCCACTGCTTCAGCACAGGACCATTTGAAGAAAGCATGGGGCTGGGTGGATTTATGA
- a CDS encoding myo-inositol 2-dehydrogenase (At least one base has a quality score < 10) has product MCGFSRRFDASYRDAYEKTKSGLIGRPSVLRSQTCDVLDPSGFFVAYAQFSGGIFVDCSIHDIDLALWFFGQESKVRSVHAVGITAVEPDLRQYDDRDNAVGIVEFYDGRIAYLYASRMMAAGQEDTTEIIGTKGKLSVNLIPVENHVRIYGQEGIRHELPQNYWGRFQAAFTREAIEFTECVLDDKSVPVELESAVTAVRIGAALQRSMIMGNKIHFDEGGNEVNRAQL; this is encoded by the coding sequence ATGTGTGGTTTTTCCCGCCGTTTCGATGCTTCATACCGCGACGCGTACGAGAAAACAAAGTCAGGCTTGATTGGCCGCCCATCTGTTCTTAGAAGCCAGACTTGCGATGTGCTAGATCCTTCAGGCTTTTTTGTCGCATATGCTCAGTTCTCTGGTGGCATATTCGTTGATTGCAGTATTCATGATATTGACCTGGCCCTATGGTTCTTCGGTCAAGAGTCCAAAGTTCGATCAGTCCACGCTGTTGGAATTACTGCTGTGGAACCGGATCTTCGACAGTATGATGATAGGGATAACGCCGTTGGTATTGTCGAATTCTACGATGGTCGCATTGCGTATCTGTATGCCTCACGCATGATGGCTGCTGGTCAAGAGGATACGACAGAGATCATCGGAACAAAGGGCAAGTTGTCTGTGAACTTGATTCCGGTTGAGAACCACGTTCGAATCTACGGACAAGAAGGCATCAGGCATGAGCTTCCTCAAAACTATTGGGGACGATTCCAAGCAGCATTCACAAGAGAGGCTATCGAGTTTACCGAATGCGTGCTAGATGACAAGTCTGTGCCTGTTGAACTAGAATCAGCAGTAACAGCAGTACGTATTGGCGCGGCTTTGCAGCGTTCTATGATCATGGGGAATAAAATTCATTTTGACGAGGGTGGTAACGAGGTCAATAGAGCTCAATTATAA
- a CDS encoding uncharacterized protein (At least one base has a quality score < 10), protein MPAQTSGIETIVTIQMFLLTKSVKDNGWPFGDGEEDGLSKLRPQDFPYVQDGDPIIAPQFNVVKGGIVLTMSITHVIGDLVQFMDFLRSWSQNTSAIATARLNGQPVPPLPQQISSDLMDRSLLAPAVGIEEDLDKLAARAAKLPHLDMLDPRRPEDVAEKVSNLFTKARLTNDDLVRFTEDELRTLSCSVWTFSQPSIKQLQHMIQEVLPGGSKVSSTDCLTAFAWNRFFAAKYAPGLSGPDPLPETSKIVFAGNIRRRLTPPLPNNYMPACVDLFPVSVNTSDFISPDPKTLAQAAMAIRNSNSTWSGETFRDMLEIAHSHPVNPGLIPKGPIDALVTDHTRASAAMLSSWGPELGTCEAFREPYLGRIPPHGEITLLPRWNNGDVEVMFAGEAVVMERLRSDRLMSQMATCQFVMGDPRFEVTRGKYVSKL, encoded by the coding sequence ATGCCGGCACAAACTTCTGGTATCGAGACCATTGTCACGATTCAGATGTTCCTTCTTACCAAGAGCGTCAAGGATAACGGGTGGCCTTTCGGggatggcgaagaagatggccttAGCAAGCTCCGACCACAAGACTTCCCCTACGTTCAAGACGGCGATCCTATAATTGCACCTCAGTTTAATGTCGTTAAAGGCGGTATAGTCTTGACCATGTCCATCACGCATGTGATTGGTGACCTCGTACAGTTTATGGACTTCCTCAGGTCTTGGTCACAGAACACGAGTGCGATAGCGACTGCCAGACTTAACGGTCAACCTGTACCTCCACTCCCCCAGCAGATATCGTCGGACTTGATGGATCGCTCCCTCTTGGCACCTGCGGTGGGTATCGAGGAGGACCTTGACAAGCTGGCAGCTCGTGCGGCGAAGCTTCCCCACCTCGACATGCTCGACCCTCGACGCCCGGAAGATGTCGCGGAGAAAGTGTCAAACCTCTTCACAAAGGCACGTCTGACCAATGACGATCTCGTGAGGTTTACTGAAGATGAACTCCGCACACTGTCTTGTTCTGTCTGGACCTTTTCGCAGCCCTCAATAAAGCAGCTTCAGCACATGATCCAAGAGGTCTTGCCTGGCGGCTCAAAAGTGTCGTCTACGGACTGCTTGACTGCTTTCGCGTGGAACCGATTCTTCGCAGCCAAATATGCTCCTGGTTTATCAGGTCCTGATCCTCTACCTGAGACTAGCAAGATAGTCTTTGCTGGAAACATCCGTCGTCGGTTAACGCCCCCTTTACCCAACAACTACATGCCAGCCTGTGTGGATTTGTTCCCCGTGTCTGTGAACACCAGCGACTTTATCTCGCCTGACCCCAAGACTCTGGCCCAAGCAGCAATGGCAATTCGCAACAGCAATAGCACTTGGAGTGGGGAGACGTTTCGGGACATGCTCGAGATAGCCCATTCACATCCTGTCAATCCAGGTCTGATACCCAAAGGACCCATCGATGCACTTGTCACGGATCATACACGAGCAAGTGCAGCTATGCTGTCGAGTTGGGGTCCCGAGCTCGGTACTTGTGAGGCCTTTAGAGAGCCTTATCTTGGGAGGATTCCGCCCCATGGGGAGATTACACTCTTGCCTCGCTGGAATAATGGTGATGTGGAGGTTATGTTTGCAGGAGAAGCTGTTGTGATGGAACGGTTGAGAAGCGACCGGCTTATGAGTCAGATGGCTACTTGCCAGTTTGTCATGGGTGATCCTAGGTTTGAAGTTACTCGTGGTAAGTATGTATCAAAGCTGTAG
- a CDS encoding uncharacterized protein (At least one base has a quality score < 10) yields MPNYKIQEVMERSDSSRLHVVIVGAGLGGLGAAIAVRLAGHDVTVLESAPAIGEVGAGIQVLPNAARVLFSWGLEKELVKNATKPRKCNFIGWKGNHLSEMDYHGYAAASGGYPFLDFHRATLHKALLDRAHELGAKILCGSKVLSYEIAADNSHATVFLEGGQTMESDLVVGADGIASSLREQFLGRSDPPQLTGDLAYRLLLSTDEMRKDPDLRPFVEDPQVNYWVGPDKHAVNYVLKGGELFNMVLLVPDDIPLDSGNTLKGNIEEMRAHFADWDPRIGKMLNLCDSVLKWRLCIRPGLDPTWSHPSGALTMLGDSVHATLPYLASGAGMALEDGGVLGICLAKLTDKSPASKLKALAVYEACRRERTEMVVQRGTYNQWIYHLPDGEEQRQRDERFRQYGKWDEEWLSGENPIIPQSSETGEDPFPWRYHGVGRWLLTYDMWKDVEKFSQLESEASGGSLRASL; encoded by the exons ATGCCCAACTACAAGATACAGGAAGTGATGGAGAGAAGCGACTCGAGCAGACTTCAT GTAGTGATCGTAGGAGCTGGACTTGGTGGTCTCGGTGCTGCAATCGCTGTCCGTCTCGCCGGCCATGATGTCACAGTGCTGGAGTCTGCACCAGCAATCGGCGAGGTCGGCGCCGGTATTCAAGTCCTTCCCAACGCTGCTCGAGTTCTCTTCTCCTGGGGTCTCGAGAAGGAATTGGTCAAGAATGCTACTAAGCCAAGGAAATGCAACTTCATCGGATGGAAGGGAAACCATCTATCAGAAATGGACTACCATGGCTATGCGGCTGCCTCGGGAGGCTACCCTTTCCTTGATTTCCATCGCGCGACTTTGCACAAGGCACTACTGGACAGAGCTCATGAGCTGGGCGCCAAGATTCTCTGCGGATCTAAAGTCTTGTCTTACGAGATAGCGGCCGACAACAGCCACGCAACTGTGTTTCTAGAAGGAGGTCAAACGATGGAGTCTGACTTGGTAGTTGGTGCTGATGGCATCGCTTCTTCACTCAGAGAGCAGTTCCTCGGCCGATCCGATCCTCCACAATTAACGGGCGACTTGGCATACcggctgctgctgtcgaCAGACGAGATGAGAAAGGACCCAGACCTAAGACCATTCGTGGAGGATCCTCAAGTCAACTACTGGGTCGGTCCCGATAAACATGCAGTCAATTACGTGCTGAAGGGAGGAGAACTCTTCAACATGGTCCTTTTAGTGCCAGATGATATCCCACTCGATAGCGGCAACACTTTGAAGGGGAATATCGAAGAGATGAGAGCCCATTTTGCCGATTGGGACCCTCGTATTGGAAAGATGCTGAACCTCTGCGACTCTGTTCTCAAGTGGAGATTATGCATTCGTCCTGGCCTCGACCCAACTTGGTCACACCCTTCGGGAGCCCTCACCATGCTCGGTGATTCTGTCCACGCAACACTACCATATCTTGCCAGTGGTGCCGGCATGGCTCTAGAGGACGGTGGTGTCCTCGGGATATGTCTTGCCAAGCTTACTGATAAGTCACCAGCCTCAAAGCTGAAAGCTCTCGCCGTCTACGAGGCATGTCGACGAGAACGTACAGAGATGGTTGTGCAAAGAGGAACGTACAACCAATGGATATATCACCTTCCCGATGGCGAAGAGCAGAGACAGCGAGATGAGCGGTTCAGGCAATATGGAAAGTGGGATGAAGAGTGGCTCAGTGGAGAGAATCCGATCATACCGCAGTCCTCGGAGACAGGAGAGGACCCTTTCCCTTGGAGGTACCATGGAGTTGGGAGATGGTTATTGACGTATGATATGTGgaaggatgttgagaagttCTCGCAGCTTGAGTCTGAGGCCAGTGGTGGTTCACTAAGAGCAAGTCTCTAA